One region of Carya illinoinensis cultivar Pawnee chromosome 8, C.illinoinensisPawnee_v1, whole genome shotgun sequence genomic DNA includes:
- the LOC122318073 gene encoding disease resistance protein RPP8-like, whose protein sequence is MADSVVSLLLETLNQLLDQDSDLLYEVGDAIRSFHAELKSASGFIRNSEGQGNAEAVKELAKKISGVAYRAEDVIDTLAVNVAKQRTRGEFGKFIHVFGHRKMLQDAAKRINNFTRQVKEIYGERVSEGNQIADASSDSFLAGERSTKKEVYRPIFPKVVQTLLDELVKGDRRRKFISIVGEAGVGKTVLAREIYSDVSVQGHFKYRAWLHASQHCKARELLQEILELFRPMSTGERQGMTEAQLQKKLSECLKKNQYLIVVDDLRKIEGWDMVKQAFPDDSNGSRILLTCRPEYRDSTGSQTISHFLSPLDDAGSWDFLLYGLFPSGICAPKLEAPGKQMAEKCKGSPLSLSFLGRLLAMQLQHVEAWYKLANYLNTSCIQGSLHSIDLLLSFVHENLPNHLILCFLYFGMFPEGAEIPVKQLIQFWIAEGFIRKKGSKKEEDVGEQYLDELISLNLIIPISRRTDGGVKTCSIHDLFRKFCIFKGREMNYLETTESLSDAHENTRRLSIQVSSMKGILSKLRHRSGVRSFHFSVQDTQIVLPAFRWNALYKGFKLLRVLNLGTVDVSGVPKEVGRLIHMRYLRIRAPGVRHIPSTICNLLNLQTFDMRESSLSYLPDGIWRLQQLRHLYLFLLSSLPDHRGADEKSFVNLQTLSCIRPHKGMKRLMVKSKFPNVRKLKIASQKKEETTDFLESLDHLYHLHSLKIVSASKLPDPDAFPLKLTKLTFQGASLEESCMKTLEKLPNLRVLKLLQDSVSGEKIDISAGGFPQLLVLKMVELKITEWALGINAMGNLGHLVIHKCDLLKTMPGSLLSLDTLQVLEVILPSANLRESLQQFENKDGLKMRITPQAMF, encoded by the coding sequence ATGGCTGACAGTGTCGTTTCATTACTCCTAGAGACTCTCAACCAGCTGCTAGACCAAGATTCTGATCTGCTTTACGAAGTTGGGGATGCGATTAGATCGTTTCATGCTGAGCTCAAGTCGGCAAGTGGCTTTATTCGGAACTCTGAGGGCCAAGGGAATGCCGAAGCCGTCAAAGAGTTGGCCAAGAAAATCAGCGGCGTTGCTTACAGGGCTGAGGATGTTATCGACACGTTGGCTGTCAATGTCGCAAAGCAAAGGACCAGAGGCGAGTTTGGGAAGTTTATTCATGTGTTTGGCCACAGAAAAATGCTTCAAGATGCTGCGAAAAGGATCAACAACTTCACGAGGCAGGTCAAAGAAATTTATGGTGAGAGGGTCTCAGAGGGCAACCAAATCGCCGATGCTAGCAGCGATTCATTTTTAGCCGGTGAAAGGAGCACAAAAAAGGAAGTTTATCGGCCAATCTTTCCCAAGGTGGTTCAGACTCTGCTCGACGAGCTGGTGAAGGGAGACCGGCGGcgtaaatttatttcaattgtcGGAGAGGCTGGCGTCGGAAAGACTGTTCTTGCCAGAGAAATCTACTCTGATGTTTCTGTTCAGGGTCACTTCAAATACCGTGCATGGCTACACGCATCTCAGCACTGCAAAGCTAGGGAATTGTTGCAAGAAATTTTAGAGCTTTTTCGGCCGATGTCTACCGGGGAAAGGCAGGGCATGACAGAGGCACAGCTGCAAAAGAAGCTGTCGGAGTGCttgaaaaaaaaccaatatcTAATAGTCGTGGACGACCTGCGGAAAATAGAAGGGTGGGACATGGTAAAGCAAGCCTTTCCGGATGATTCGAATGGAAGTAGAATCTTGCTCACTTGTCGCCCTGAGTATAGGGATTCAACTGGAAGTCAAACTATCTCCCATTTTCTTAGTCCGCTCGATGATGCAGGGAGTTGGGACTTCCTCCTTTACGGTCTCTTCCCTTCAGGAATCTGTGCTCCAAAGCTGGAAGCACCCGGAAAACAGATGGCAGAAAAATGTAAGGGGTCACCactctccctttcatttctaGGTCGTTTGTTAGCAATGCAGCTGCAACATGTTGAAGCATGGTACAAATTAGCAAATTATTTGAACACATCCTGTATTCAGGGTAGCCTGCACAGCATAGACCTGCTTCTAAGCTTTGTCCATGAAAATTTACCCAATCACTTGATCCTTTGCTTTCTCTATTTTGGTATGTTCCCAGAAGGGGCTGAGATCCCAGTAAAGCAATTGATCCAATTTTGGATAGCCGAAGGATTTATTCGGAAAAAGGGCAGTAAAAAGGAGGAGGATGTTGGGGAACAATACTTAGATGAGCTCATCAGTCTAAATTTGATTATCCCTATTTCAAGGCGAACAGATGGTGGAGTGAAGACATGCAGCATCCATGATCTTTTCCGGaagttttgcattttcaaggGTAGAGAAATGAATTATCTTGAAACAACCGAGAGTTTGAGTGATGCCCATGAAAATACAAGAAGGCTATCCATTCAAGTTTCTTCTATGAAGGGTATTCTCTCAAAACTCCGCCACCGTTCAGGAGTTCGTTCTTTCCATTTTTCTGTCCAAGATACCCAAATTGTGCTTCCCGCTTTCCGGTGGAATGCACTTTACAAAGGTTTCAAATTACTGAGGGTGTTGAACCTGGGGACGGTGGATGTCTCCGGAGTTCCCAAGGAGGTTGGAAGGCTGATTCATATGAGGTACCTGAGGATAAGAGCTCCAGGCGTCAGGCATATTCCTTCCACCATATGCAATCTTCTTAATTTGCAGACATTTGACATGAGAGAGTCTAGCTTGAGCTACTTGCCGGATGGGATTTGGAGGCTCCAGCAACTGCGGCATCTATACTTGTTTCTACTGAGTAGTTTACCTGATCATCGGGGAGCTGATGAGAAGTCTTTTGTCAACCTCCAAACCCTGTCTTGCATACGTCCCCATAAAGGCATGAAGCGCCTCATGGTGAAGTCCAAGTTCCCGAATGTTAGGAAACTAAAAATAGCTAGCCAGAAGAAGGAGGAAACAACTGATTTCCTTGAAAGCCTCGACCATCTGTACCACCTACATTCACTCAAAATTGTTTCAGCTTCCAAACTTCCAGACCCAGATGCATTCCCATTGAAACTCACCAAGTTAACTTTTCAGGGCGCCTCTCTGGAGGAAAGTTGCATGAAAACACTGGAAAAGTTGCCAAATCTTCGCGTGCTCAAACTATTGCAAGATTCTGTTagtggagagaagattgatatCAGTGCAGGTGGATTTCCTCAACTTTTAGTCCTCAAAATGGTGGAACTGAAAATAACTGAATGGGCACTAGGGATAAACGCAATGGGAAATCTTGGACATCTAGTCATCCATAAATGTGATCTGTTGAAGACGATGCCAGGTAGCCTTTTGAGCTTGGATACCCTGCAAGTACTGGAGGTTATTTTGCCTTCTGCAAATCTGAGAGAGAGCCTTCAACAGTTTGAGAATAAGGATGGGCTGAAGATGAGGATAACTCCACAGGCCATGTTTTGA
- the LOC122318072 gene encoding HMG1/2-like protein: MKGGKSKSESKRADPKLSVNKKGSASTKAGKATTKKGKAAKDPNKPKRPASAFFVFMEEFRKQFNKDHPDNKSVSAVGKAAGAKWKSMSDAEKAPYVAKADKRKVDYEKNMKAYNKRQAEGATAAEEEVESEKSVSEVNDDEDGDEDGSEEEDDDE; this comes from the exons ATGAAAGGAGGGAAATCAAAGTCCGAGTCGAAGAGAGCTGACCCCaa GCTTTCGGTGAATAAGAAAGGCAGTGCTTCGACGAAAGCGGGAAAGGCAACGACTAAGAAGGGAAAGGCAGCGAAGGACCCTAACAAGCCCAAGAGGCCAGCCAGTGCTTTCTTCGTTTTCAT GGAAGAATTCAGGAAGCAGTTCAATAAAGATCACCCTGACAACAAATCAGTCTCCGCT GTTGGTAAAGCTGCTGGAGCTAAATGGAAGTCCATGTCCGATGCT GAAAAAGCACCTTATGTAGCAAAGGCTGACAAAAGGAAGGTTGACTATGAGAAGAACATGAAAGCTTATAACAAGAGACAG GCTGAAGGTGCCACTGCTgcagaggaggaggttgagtcTGAGAAGTCAGTGTCTGAGGTGAATGATGATGaggatggagatgaagatggcAGTGAGGAG GAAGATGATGACGAGTAG
- the LOC122274373 gene encoding protein FAR1-RELATED SEQUENCE 5-like: MRYVTLGCARGGKARNKSFNVANPRPTGKTDCKAKINALRVEGKMRITTVHNEHNHDLSPKKSRFFRCNREVSGAVKRVLDTNDLAGIRMNKSFGSLVVGAGGFENLPFLEKDCRNYIDKARHLRLGAGGAGALRDYFLRMQYKSNGFFASMDLDDDGRLKNVFWADPHSRAAYQYFGDVVTFDTTYLTNRYVMPFAPFIGVNHHGQSILLGAGLISSEDTETFTWLFQTWLQCMDGIAPKAIITDQDRVMKNAIAIVFPESRHRFCLWHILKKVPEKLGSYAAYKFGLKNHLMKCVYDTQSVEEFDTCWNGLLNTYDLHDNVWLKSLYVDREHWVPVFLKEYFWAGMSTTQRSESMNAFFDGYVHARTNLKEFVDQFDSALKKKIKNEMSADFHSFSVTIPCMSRSPIEKRFQELYTNAKFREVQQQVIGVLDLDPSLLRLDGVMKTYLVADEVRVEEFTKPITYSVTFNKEDCSAKCSCGLFQMRGILCRHILAIFKANGVKSLAD; encoded by the coding sequence ATGAGATATGTCACTCTTGGTTGTGCCCGTGGTGGGAAGGCCCGGAATAAGAGTTTCAATGTCGCCAATCCACGTCCGACAGGGAAAACTGATTGTAAGGCAAAGATTAATGCCTTAAGAGTAGAGGGAAAAATGAGGATCACAACAGTTCACAATGAGCATAATCATGACCTCAGTCCAAAAAAATCCCGGTTCTTTCGTTGTAACAGAGAAGTGAGTGGGGCTGTAAAAAGAGTCCTGGACACGAATGACTTAGCTGGCATCCGAATGAATAAGAGTTTTGGATCTCTTGTCGTTGGCGCTGGTGGCTTCGAGAACCTACCATTTTTGGAGAAGGATTGTCGCAATTACATTGATAAGGCACgacatctacgacttggtgcagGTGGTGCTGGTGCACTTAGAGATTATTTTTTGAGGATGCAGTATAAGAGTAACGGTTTTTTTGCATCGATGGATTTAGACGATGACGGGAGACTGAAGAATGTTTTCTGGGCAGATCCACATAGTAGGGCAGCCTACCAGTATTTTGGTGATGTAGTGACATTCGACActacatacctgacaaatagATATGTGATGCCATTCGCACCATTtattggtgtaaaccaccatgggcaGTCGATTCTATTGGGAGCGGGCTTGATTTCTAGTGAGGACACGGAGACCTTTACATGGTTATTCCAAACTTGGTTGCAGTGTATGGATGGAATAGCTCCAAAAGCCATTATTACTGATCAAGACAGAGTAATGAAAAATGCTATTGCCATTGTGTTTCCAGAAAGTAGACATAGATTCTGCCTATGGCATATACTGAAGAAAGTCCCTGAGAAGCTTGGGTCATATGCAGCCTATAAATTTGGACTAAAAAATCACCTGATGAAATGTGTGTACGACACTCAATCTGTTGAAGAGTTTGACACATGTTGGAATGGGTTGCTTAACACATATGACTTACATGATAATGTTTGGTTGAAAAGTTTATATGTTGATCGTGAACATTGGGTACCGGTATTCCTTAAAGAGTACTTCTGGGCTGGTATGAGTACAACCCAGCGTAGTGAGAGtatgaatgctttttttgacgGTTATGTTCATGCGAGGACAAACTTGAAGGAGTTTGTCGACCAGTTTGACAGTGCGCTGAAGAAAAAGATTAAGAATGAAATGAGTGCGGACTTCCACTCATTTAGTGTCACAATTCCCTGCATGTCGAGATCTCCAATTGAAAAGAGATTTCAAGAGTTGTACACGAATGCAAAATTTAGGGAAGTTCAACAGCAAGTAATTGGTGTGCTCGACCTCGATCCATCTCTACTTAGATTGGATGGTGTAATGAAAACATATTTAGTAGCAGATGAAGTTCGTGTTGAAGAGTTCACTAAGCCGATTACTTATTCAGTGACATTTAATAAGGAAGACTGCAGTGCAAAGTGTTCATGTGGGTTATTTCAGATGAGGGGGATACTGTGTAGGCATATTTTGGCCATCTTCAAAGCTAATGGTGTAAAATCATTAGCAGACTAG
- the LOC122318074 gene encoding putative disease resistance protein At1g50180, translating to MDVGAVVSLVIRKLTDMLSQESIIFKEVIDEVELVRVSLRQTQNFLTDAEDRKERDYKVKKWLEEFLDLVYNAEDAIETFVLYRMHIRSMGFFSRRLTFICKKLRHGAESADLRGEVEKIKNKIEDIKNKIEEIKKRKRTSYSGNKESDPIGFKEDKKRLVARLTDTFLGRRPIISIVGQVGSGKTTLATALYDSSKINRHFDCRVWVSASENLRDILMSILQQIENSMVGEETAITELEAKIQERLRDKRYLVVLDDVRSRNALEALRALPKQTNGSRVLLTTNKEDVAWFADPSRLPYQLKPLKDDDAWNLFLKMIRLPKNVQFSELEISELKTRIIRRCKGLPLAILELGEFLSTRAASYGEWLKVLDHPVWQLDRKRDLHSEVEEIKNKINEIKEEEEHGEPLRIQEYLNVCKSSNQDEGLRQNQQSSSSYSVDEEHSDVIGFQKHKRRLVTRLTDTYLRSLHVISILGQVGSGKTTLAMELYGSNEIRYHFNFRAWVSSSENLRDVYLMLLEQADNSMDYEEVATTELVEKLREKLHNKRYLVVLDDVCSRDVLNTLRNALPNETNGSRVLLTTSNEGVARSADPRRMPYQLQPLEDDDAWNLFLKKVRLSKNIQLSAFETSELKRRIRRRCKGLPLAIVMLGGFLSTKGMSYEEWSQVLDHQSLQLDHQSLQLDRNGVEFLKILALSYNDLPFHLRPCLLYFGLFPKGYEIPVRRLLLLWLAEGFAKQSLEKTPEDVVEGYLDELIKRQMIQIKKWRKDGSPKRCLMRGELHEIISSKAEDIGFLHIQGIMSGREANESPKLSVRRVAGYGDIKEYPCKELYIQHLRSYLSFNTQNKDMPAKEIRNFLSKVVGFQGFGLLRVLDLERVYKPKLSENLEKLFHLRYLGLRWTFLDTLPDSAGRLPYLETLDVKHTYISSLPISIWKMKHIRHLCLNEICFDMSVQKPNSLLPQLQTLYGDYLWTRRVQ from the coding sequence ATGGATGTTGGGGCAGTTGTCTCTCTAGTCATAAGGAAACTCACAGACATGCTTAGTCAAGAATCAATCATCTTCAAAGAGGTGATAGATGAGGTAGAGCTGGTCAGAGTAAGTCTTAGACAGACCCAGAACTTTTTAACTGATGCAGAAGATAGGAAAGAACGCGATTACAAAGTTAAGAAGTGGTTGGAAGAATTTCTTGATCTTGTTTACAATGCAGAGGATGCAATTGAAACATTTGTCCTATATAGAATGCATATAAGAAGTATGGGCTTCTTCTCTAGGAGGTTGACTTTCATCTGCAAGAAGTTGAGGCATGGTGCAGAGTCTGCAGACCTTCGCGGTGAGGTAGAGAAGATCAAGAACAAGATCGAGGATATTAAGAATAAAATCGAGGAGATCAAGAAGCGAAAACGTACTAGCTATTCTGGGAATAAAGAATCAGACCCGATTGGGTTCAAAGAGGACAAAAAAAGGCTAGTGGCCAGGCTAACTGACACTTTCCTCGGAAGGCGTCCCATCATCTCTATTGTAGGTCAGGTTGGCTCTGGAAAGACTACCCTTGCTACAGCACTATATGATAGTAGTAAGATTAATCGTCATTTTGATTGCCGTGTGTGGGTTTCTGCCTCTGAGAACCTTAGAGATATTCTCATGAGCATTTTGCAGCAGATTGAAAATTCAATGGTTGGTGAGGAAACTGCTATTACAGAGTTGGAAGCAAAGATTCAAGAAAGGTTGCGTGATAAAAGGTACCTGGTGGTGTTGGATGATGTGCGGTCACGTAATGCTTTGGAGGCCCTGCGTGCCTTGCCAAAACAAACTAATGGTAGCAGGGTTTTGTTGACTACTAACAAAGAAGATGTCGCTTGGTTTGCAGATCCAAGCCGATTGCCTTACCAACTCAAGCCACTAAAAGATGATGATGCCTggaatttgtttttgaaaatgataCGTTTGCCAAAGAACGTTCAGTTCTCTGAATTGGAGATATCTGAGCTCAAAACAAGAATTATAAGAAGATGCAAGGGTTTACCTTTAGCAATCTTAGAGCTGGGAGAATTTCTGTCCACAAGAGCTGCGAGCTATGGCGAATGGTTGAAAGTTCTTGACCATCCAGTTTGGCAGCTTGATAGAAAAAGAGATCTTCACAGTGAGGTAGAGGAGATCAAGAATAAGATCAATGAGAtcaaggaagaggaagagcaTGGGGAGCCCCTCAGGATTCAAGAATATTTAAACGTGTGCAAATCAAGCAATCAAGATGAAGGGTTAAGGCAAAATCAACAGAGTAGTTCAAGCTATTCTGTGGATGAAGAACATTCAGATGTCATTGGCTTCCAAAAGCACAAAAGAAGGCTGGTGACCAGGCTAACTGACACTTACCTCCGAAGTCTTCATGTCATCTCAATCTTAGGCCAGGTTGGCTCGGGCAAGACGACCCTTGCAATGGAACTATATGGCAGCAATGAGATCAGATATCATTTTAATTTCCGTGCATGGGTTTCCTCCTCCGAGAATCTTAGAGATGTCTACCTGATGCTTTTGGAGCAGGCTGACAATTCTATGGATTATGAGGAAGTTGCTACAACAGAATTGGTAGAGAAGCTCCGAGAGAAGTTGCATAATAAGAGGTACCTAGTGGTATTGGATGATGTGTGTTCACGGGATGTTTTGAACACTCTGCGTAATGCCTTGCCAAATGAAACTAATGGTAGCAGGGTGCTGTTGACTACTAGCAATGAAGGCGTCGCTAGGTCTGCTGATCCAAGACGAATGCCTTACCAACTCCAGCCACTAGAAGATGATGACGCATGGAATTTGTTCTTGAAAAAGGTTCGCTTGTCAAAGAACATTCAGTTATCTGCTTTTGAGACATCTGAGCTCAAAAGAAGAATTCGAAGAAGATGCAAGGGCTTACCTTTGGCAATCGTAATGTTGGGAGGTTTTCTGTCGACAAAAGGTATGAGCTATGAAGAATGGTCACAGGTTCTTGACCATCAAAGCTTGCAACTTGACCATCAAAGCTTGCAACTTGATAGAAATGGTGTAGAGTTCTTGAAAATCTTGGCCTTGAGTTACAATGATCTACCTTTCCACTTGAGGCCTTGCTTGCTTTATTTTGGGCTTTTCCCAAAAGGATATGAAATTCCTGTGAGAAGGTTATTGCTGTTATGGCTTGCAGAAGGGTTTGCAAAGCAGTCACTCGAGAAGACTCCAGAGGATGTGGTGGAAGGATATCTAGATGAACTTATTAAACGGCAAatgattcaaataaaaaaatggagaaaagatGGGAGTCCCAAAAGATGCCTCATGCGTGGTGAGCTTCACGAGATCATCTCCTCAAAAGCAGAAGATATTGGCTTTTTGCATATCCAGGGAATTATGTCAGGCCGTGAAGCAAATGAATCTCCTAAGCTTAGTGTTCGTCGAGTTGCCGGGTATGGTGATATCAAAGAGTATCCATGCAAAGAACTATACATTCAACATTTGCGCTCTTACTTGTCGTTCAACACTCAAAACAAAGATATGCCTGCGAAGGAAATAAGGAACTTCCTTAGCAAAGTCGTTGGCTTTCAAGGCTTTGGATTACTCAGGGTGCTTGATCTAGAGCGAGTTTACAAACCTAAACTATCCGAGAATCTGGAAAAACTGTTTCACTTAAGGTACTTGGGATTAAGATGGACCTTCTTGGATACCCTTCCCGACTCTGCTGGTAGGTTGCCATACTTGGAGACCTTGGATGTGAAGCACACCTACATCAGTTCTCTACCAATTtctatttggaagatgaaacACATACGGCATCTTTGTTTGAATGAAATATGCTTTGACATGTCTGTGCAAAAACCTAACAGTTTGCTTCCCCAGCTTCAAACATTATATGGGGATTACTTGTGGACAAGAAGAGTCCAATGA